The region AACCAGTTTTAGACTTAGTTATTACACTCTAAACATTTCTAGAAATGTTTTACTAAATGTGTTAACTCTTTCGCCTATTGTAacactgtttataatttaattccTGCCCACTTTAACACAGTTTTCTTTCCTATTAGTTGTACAGCAGTTTCTGAACCGCACAGATGAACAACTAGATAATAAACTAGGGTACATTTCATGTTATTGTGAGTATTTACACCTGTTTTAACACGCTTATTACTTTCCCGAGTCTCTATTCACTGTAGTACACTTTAGGTCAACTTTTAGTAAACGTTAAGAAAAATATCGGACTTTTCTAACAAGatagaaacacaaaacaagcgCTAACAAGCCCCGCTAACATTCGGCTAATTATTATGTTTCTTAAACCATTAGCCGAACGGCTCATTTCTCCCCACATTAACATTTCTAAACACATTAAcactgttttctctttcttgttcGTTTCCGTGTAGTTTGCTGCTTGTActttaacatatttaataacattttaaacatttaacctGTTTTTAACACTCTTAAAACTGCCTGCAGTGTTGTACCCGTTATAAGGATAATACTCCAACAGCTATGTGCTAATGCTAACAGCTAGTTAGCTTAGCTACAAGTCCTCCtctatttaatattatatacattatttcaCTTTATCTAACTTTTCTGACAAACCCTCTAACTTTAGGCTAATTATCATGGATGTAAAACGATTAACCGAACAATAACGAACACATGGTTTTAATCAAAACCCTCTTGGGAAGGTGGCATccgtttaatattttttataaatatagtcATTTACACTCCATGTTATTACTGCATCCTGTTAATGTACAATACTGAGGTGCAAATAGTATCTGCCACTATTTATAAGTAATAGTGGTTTATAAGTAATCTAATTTGCACTTATTGCAAATAACTGCTACTTTTAAATagtgtaaatagaatatatCGCTATCTATTTTCACTAAATGTAAACAGCATATCGCTAAGAAAAGACATTGTGCCCAGAAATTCTTAATCCGGGTCTGCTTgtgagagggtttttttttttttttttttgtaaagacaAAACCGAATTTTCTTTCATCTGGAGAAAAACTGCGCCGACTTCTACGGTGTTAACTTGTCTCTTGCAGCAGTGGGAAAGAGAGTCGTTGAGCACGGTCCAATCACATGAGgtccaaaaatataaaaactatatTGATTCGCTAACAACAAAAGTGGGCGTGTCTGATGCGCAAAGTGGGCGTGTCTGATGCGCAATGAGAGAGATAGGTATACACAGAGGTTGGAGCCAGCTCCAAATAGACGGGACTTTACCTCCAAATGGGAGGGACTTTAGCTCCAAGTGGGCGATACAAACACCAGAAAACTTTGATTGGTTACTGTAGTGTCTGTCACGTAAATTAAGCTGTcggtttttttcttcacaggcAATACAGCAGCTTGACAGAGTTAAATGGGTaaacttgcagtttttcaattttaaatatTGACACTGAATTCCCAGATTATGTAGAATCAACAAAAGgaagtgtattttatttgttaaatgacCTTTTTAAATCCGTTTTATAATGTGCTTGCTGTGTATGCACCAGGTTACGCTGGTAAGGGCAGATGAGGCGAGCTCCAGGGCATTTACACTGAAGCATTTTACCCAGGATAGTGCAGCTTCTCATGCATGCAATCCAGCTGTGCTAATGAGTAATGTCATTGGATATGCAGAAAACATGCACGGCACCTTTTATCATTATGGACTGTAAATATATGTccaattttgtttttatttctatgtaACTTGTACATATTTTGTAGTAGATTTTGTTGTGAAGGAATAGTTaacctaaaaacaaaatcactgaGCAATAAAAAATAGTTGGTTATAATATTGTTACACATTCACCTCACTGAGTGCAGTTATATCTCACTTTAAGTTTGTTTCCATCTTGGTACTGTTgaaatttaaaattaatatttaatattagtcAGTTATTATATAAACTTCAATCTTCAAATAGAATGGCATTGGACGCGCatataataacgataaagctgtaagaaaataaattaaacctaCAAGAAAAAGTGTAgatatttagttttaaatcgGTGTTTTTGTCATCATTTATCACCGCACACCTTTACACTCGGCACGATTGAGGATTTCCGCATACTTGCTATTACTTCTGGATTTTCGCCTAAATCCCGCCCATTTGTGGCGTAAGTACCGCCCACTTGGCGGTAACTACCTCCCACTTGAAGATCTCCGGGGTGCATTGTACATACTTGCAATGAGCTGCTCCCCGAGAACAATCTGAACAGAGAGCAGCCTCAATGTTTAAGGACCAACATACAGATATAGTCCAAATAgaatttagatttttaatttttttaaaaataaatgctaacaTGACTACCAGGCAAATAGTACGACtcaataattttatttcataattatattgcaatatatatttaacttatGTTTAACATGATTAAGTAGCCTTCTTCTCTGGATAAGTTGAAGGGGGCAGCGCCCCCTATTGACCAGCCGCCGCTGGTGGCCATAGTGTGTTtgcaatataatatagtgtattttgACACTAGACCAAATTCAGTCAAAATGCAGACAGCAAACTGAATGAAAATGTTAAATGGtattttctgtattaaataCAAAACTAACAAGCACCTAACGGACTTCATGAGAAAAGTACCCTAATGGTCAATACAATTTCCCAattccactaaaaaaaaaaattatacacacacacactgcaggtcaAAAGTTcagagacacttgactgaaatgtttctcatgatctttaaaaatcttttgatctgaaggtgtgtgattaaatgtttgaaatcggtgttgtagacaaaaatataattgtgccaacatattcatttcattagaaaactaacaatttatttacaaaaaaaaaaaatttaaactgacgacttggagcgaaatattcagaaaagcagccaataagtgttcagcgtaggtgggaacgcctttaatactgtttaaaaagcatctcagggagattcctcaagaaattggttgagaaaatgctaGGCAAAAAGGgagtctactttgaagatgctaaaatacgcaattattttgatttattttggatttttaaaataattttatttatttttatagttccatttgtgttattccagagttttgatgattttattattattctaaaatgtggaggaaaaaaaaaaagataaaaacaaagaatgagtgtgtctaaacttttgaccagtagtatatatatataaaacacacatatatactacCATTGGCAAATCTACTGCAATATCATACATGTTCTGCAAATTGTTCTTTGAGCAATGTCCTAAAATGGTGTCTGAATAGATCAAATGAGCTTATTGAGAAGTTTGTGGTGTGTTCGACAGTTTCATGGGGTCAGTTAGGTATAGGGTTTGGACAGAAATGACTTTGATTGAACAAGAATATGTTTCATATTCTAATGTATATATCTAATTATTTAGTATGTGAAACACACAAACCCCAACATGCAGGAAATAATCCTTGTGGATTTGGTCACACTGAGTTGGTAACACTAATAGGCAGCTCTTATTATTATCAGATACATTGCATATTAAAGGCTATTGTAGAACATACTGAGCAGAGTACATGCAAATATACACAAAACTATACCATATCTGTCATATACATACATCATAGTACATACAGTTTACCGACTACTAATGAACTGACACAGATGACCAGGGACGAAACACAGGTTTATGCGTTTcaacatttattataaataatcaacaaaaaaaagcttattttaTCACAAAGCAACAATAATAAGAGATGCACTTTGTTTGCCGCAGCAGAGCCTCACAAAAATAACATAAGATAAAAGACTGAATACAGAAAAAATATTGGAAGGCAACCAGTACCTTAACATAATGATCCTATTGCAACTAGAAAATAAAAGTTACAGTAACTTTAAAAATactgcagaaataaaaaatattttaatagtataaagaatgttttctttttcttcagtcCCCCTTTAAAGCACATTTATGGTACTTTCGTTAATATTGTCCCCATggtaatatattaatttattaataatttatttattcatggtGGTGTTTGTGTCCACTTTAACCTGGAAACAAGAGCACTTCTCATTCAGCTTGAATGGCAAGGATAATACTGAACATTCACACACGGTGGTCTTGTGATGAGAAATATGCTCCTGAGTAAATCAGCAGATTTCATGTTTTCAACAATGAGCACAAaacaaatggcattaacattttccTAAATGACCTTTGGAAGACGCTGTGAAAGAGTCAACTGCACAAATAAATATGCTGCGCCAAACGCTGCTAGAGTACCTTTAatttcacacactttcttccactttagacacacacacacacacacacacacacaatctgtctTTTACGTCCAGGTATTGAGGAACTGAGGTAATCTCCAGTGACACTGACCGATTGCTGGCATGTCAGGAGGAAGTTCTGTTCCTGTATCCTACGCCTAAATGTTTCTCCAGCCACAGTTCGGCTAACTGCATCGCAGATGCATACGTACTCGCTTTGGACCCCAGGCACATTTTGTATTGCTTGGGCTCTAGATTAGTATCGCATTGGACAGGATGATACACGTGCACTATACCGGGTTCTTGTGAACGGAACACTTTTAAATCGGAGTTAATGATCTTTGTGAACAAGTCGACATCCTCCAGCCCCCAGCCTTGTATCGAAGTGTCAAACCCTCCAGCTTTTAGCAAGTCGCCTTTGAATATGCAGGTGATGCCGAAGCCGTAATCTCGCCAGAAGCCAGTTTTTTTGGTGAAGACAAAGTTGCTGTCTTCAGTATGGCTCCCAGCCAAGACGATTTTGGGATTGTACTGGCTGAACACGACAGGAAAATAGGCCTGTCTCCCTTCAATGGCGTTGTCTCTACATCGCTGGAGTGCGTCGCTACTGAAGACCAGATCCACATCACAGAAAAATAGCAGGGAGTCATTATTAAGGCCAGATGCACCCATTTCTAAGGCGAGACCCCTAGAAAACTCTCCTGTCATTGGTATTACAGACAGATCTGCTTTGGGATATTTATTATGGTAGTCTTTAATCAAGTCCAAATGCTTCTCCTTGTCTTGGTTGCTATCAttatccaccaggatgatgattaGTTTTACATTCTGGTTAGAAATAAGGCAGACCTTCTCAAAGTTGTCCATGAAACGCACGAACGTATCGTAGCGGCCTGTAAGCGGTACGAGGATGTGCAGCTTCTTTTGACCCTGCTCTCGTGTTTCCCTGTTCGACTCTGAAAACTGAAAAGGGTAAAAGATCTTGAGTGAATTCGAGAGAAGCGAAAAAGACTGGAAGTCACTATTGATTGCCTCCACTAGTTCAGCAACATCTAGCTGCTCAGGTTCATTAAAGTAAGGCCTACTAAAGGACTGCTGCAGGTAGACATGTCTCCGGACTGGCACTGTCACTTTTCGTCCTTTGTGCCTCTTATAGAGCAGCATAAGATCCAGGATGTACTCGGCGCCATGTAGAGGATTCACCCTCCTATAACCATACTGGATTTTTTTGAAGTCAATGACACGGCCTCGGACTTTGGAGTTCTCATTGATCATCTCCATCACCTGGAGCACCGTGTCCTCTAAGGCAGAGCGCAGCACGTTTCCGAGACCCTGTCGAGGCATGTTCTTTTCGCTAGTAGAGTACAGGTACCTCCCATTAAGGAAATCCCACTCGAGTACGTCTGCTCGTTCGGCTGGCTGGTAGCGGGCGTAGGAAGGGGGCGCGCCCAGCTGCTGGTCCTCCCACTGCACCTCCATGTTGCTGAGGTGGCTCATGCTCCTGCTCTCACGATGCAGCTGGATGGTATGATAGCGCAGCTGCGAGATCTGCCGGCTGAGCATGTAGCTGTGCAGACGGTACTGGTAAGCTGGACGCTTGTTGGGGTGCAGAGTGATAGCGTTGTGAATCTTGCTGCTGTGCAGTTCCTCAATGAAGCCTTTCTTGTGCTCGTAGTTTTCATAGAACAACTCCTGCATCTGTACAggcagaaacaaaaaaatagacaaTAGAAGGATGAGATTTTCAGCAGCAGTACAAGAGTTACAATTATCTACTGTATTAAACACATGATTAGGAACCAAACTGCATTATACCCTGTTGCTGGGGTGGTGCCATCAAGGGTACATATTTTATACCTGTAGTTATGCATCTTTTACACGAGAAGGTGCAAATACGTGATAAGTAGTTTTagagtaaaagtacatttaaaaggtACATCAGTGGTCTTTAAGGTCTAATGAAAttatcaaattatttttaaagacacacactaaaggtacaaaagatgcaCCCTTGTTGGTACCACCTCAGTGACAGTTTGgcatctttatttctgaaatcTTCATGCTGCTGTAGGTAGGAATAAAATGAGATCCGAGTCTGGTTAATCTGAAAGcaaatttatttgcttgttcGACCAGAGGCTATGCCACAGTCTATAACCACATAcgctgcacttttttttcttcttcttttttccagcTGAACAGTTTGTCCAACATCTGCAACAGATTTGTCTTCCTACCAAGCACTACAAAATATGGGTTTAGCACTAGACTGTAATTGAGGAGTTGAGACTGCAGGGGGCGACAGATACATGTGATACGTGTGATAAGTGTGCACACTGTTAAAACCTCAAATTGTACAATCGTTGTACCAAACATGTACATTATACATAAAAATGCCATGACAACACCAGCTGGGGTGCATCGCTACTGAAGACCAGATCAACATCACAGAAAAATAGCAGGGAGTCATTATTAAGGCCAAGTCGACATCCTCCAGCCCCCAACCTTGTATCGAAGTGTCAAACCCTCCAGCTTTTAGCAAGTCGCCTTTGAATATGCAGGTGATGCCGAAGCCGTGATCTCGCCAGAAGCCAGTTTTTTTGGTGAAGACAAAGTTGCTGTCTTCAGTATGGCTCCCAGCCAAGACGATTTTGGGATTGTACTGGCTGAACATGACAGGAAAATAGGCCTGTCTCCCTTCAGTGGCGTTGTCTCTACATCGCTGGAGTGCGTCGCTACTGAAGACCAGATCCACATCACAGAATAATAGCAGGGAGTCATTATTAAGGCCAGATGCACCCATTTCTAAGGCGAGACCCCTAGAATACTCTCCTGTCATTGGTATTACAGACAGATCTGTTTTGGGATATTTATTATGGTAGTCCTTAAACAAGTCCAAATGCTTCTCCTTGTCTTGGTTGCTATCAttatccaccaggatgatgattaGTTTTACATTCTGGTTAGAAATAAGGCAGACCTTCTCAAAGTTGTCCACGAAGCATACAAATGTATCGTAGCGGCCTGTAAGCGGTACGAGGATGTGCAGCTTCTTTTGATCCTGCTCtcatgtttacataaaaatgccATGACAACACCAGTTATTTCCATTACCAAAAAGCGAAGAAAGCTTACTTAGTAAGCATGTGATATTAAGTAAGTTAAGTAAGTATACGATATTCAGTGAATTTGAATacttattttcttcatttgatTGTGAAATTACGTCTTGTCCATAGAATTATGCACATATTAACTGATTCTAAActgtacacacaaatacagtcAAATGAATCTTTACCCATGCCATATTTACTACAAAAGAGCAAACGTACATCTTGCTTTAAACGTAAGCGGTTCTTAAGTCTAACCCTATATAACGATTTTAGTTTGACAGTTAGGTGCCTGTTTAGGAGACCTGCAAAATTAACAGAATATGTCTTGACCAGTCTTCGAGTAGGTACTGAGGAACATCTCATTTCTCTTTCTGACAGaaattgcagcttgtcatgttaccaagaaactgcaaagtgCTCTGTGCTGTAGATCTTCCGCTGCAGCAAAACGTTAAAATGATACCTTTACCTcttgacattggagactccttccaaaaatgcgaaataaacatctcctcccagaaaacttcaccatatcaacagttacaCAAAGAAACATGGAAACTACCGTCTGAGCCATACAGAATATTAATCATCACCTTTTGgtccaatcagaattgagaattcaacacaGCTGCGGTGTAATCATTAATGTCTAatcaacaaagacaaaaaaataggaaaaaaaatttcGCTAATGGCTCCCAGGACGTAATAATAAGTAACTGCATAATAAACTTAAAATTATATTGAGTTAAAAGTTAAGTTATAACAAATTCAGGGTACATTCACTCCTGCATTTTAATAAGACTacttgtgtaaaatgtataGTTTAAAGCAGTGGAGGAGCCAGGAGTTAATTTCGGGGGGTGAGGAAATATCAATATAACTGTACAGATTATGTGACGATGTTATTTAGTATAAGTGCGACATGCTCGCGCATTTCAGCTGCAGACAGTAGTACTGTAGGAGCGTTGATGGCACGAATCCATTATCCACATTTACCTTCAACTAATCTCGCCATACACCATAACACACCTTTATTACAGTTCCAcccaaaatgattcaaataaaatactAGTAATGATCCCTCCATTCCATTTTTCTCCTCCTGCACTAAACCTGTACTACCTCACCTGTCATCTTGATCCACCTGAGCTCATAATGGAGCTAGCTCGCTTctagctttcaaacagaaacGGAAAAATGtgtgattctgattggttaatcctgtttctctCCATAGCAACGAGTCAGcaataaaatatgattaaacaataaataaaatatgattatCTTAACATCTGTATCTTTTTATATTGACCTTAACATCATTAGAGCAtgataactgcaaaaaaaaaaccccaaaaaacgtATGCTGTATGACATAATCAAAAAGCATTTGGGACTGTCATGCAGCTACTCCAGCTATAAAggcagtttaataataataaaaaaatatacaaaaaaatacacatgtCCTTTCACATAAACCTGACTGAACCTTTGcaaacagcatgtttttattaCTCCCTCGTGGGGAAATGAAGGTGTCACAGCACCATGATAGTGGGAATAAGAATAGCGaggtagaaaataaataaataaataaatatctgtatGGCAGTGGACAATGGCAAACGTGCACGAGCAATATAAATGTACTCAATATGAAACCATACATCAAAACTGGAAGGAAGTCATGACACCACAAACAGCAGGAAATTGTAACATAGCTGGTTCGTCCATGTGTGTTTGAAGATGAAAAATGTTGTCATTACGTTCTTTTAGTGAAGAAGGAAGATCACGTTTAGGACTTTCCTTTGGCTGCAGCATAATTCCTCCATTTCTCACACCAGTGTTCCAGACATTAGCAAGCACATCTTCTCTGCTCAATTCCTCCACTGATCTGCAGAGTACTGCTCCACTTTACACTGCCAGATGAACTGAATACAGCTTGATCTTTAATTAAGTGTGACCCAGAGCAATGCCAGTTATTATTTACACGAGAATTAAAGCAAACGTGGCTGAATAGTACTTAAATGACCTGGATGGAAGTGAATGAAGGGAATTTTAATCAATTAACGACTAGCTATATGCATTATAATCATCTGATTTAACACAAGGTTTCATATCGTCTGATTCTCTGCATGGAACCAAATTTGTCCCAATAAAGCCATTATGGTAAAGATATTTGGGGACCAGCATTTTGAGAAATTCTCTCGTTTTGTAAAAGGCTCTTTTTGTATCGAAACTTTCAGCAGCTGCTGTTGGATGAACCTGAACACATAAATCATAATGGCATTACATCAGACAGTCCTTCTGTTCGTCTAGCTTTCCAGCCAATCCTTGACAAACGCAGCAAACATTATCATATCTTTATAGCTTCATTCTCTCTTCATCCTGAATCCATGACAGTATCCATAAAAATCGCTGAAGCGCAATTTCTACAATTTAGACCACATTTCACAAGCCTAATATGTTTTTCTGTATGTTCATGGTTCATTTAGCAGTGCATTAAACTCCACGTTATTTTGCACTTCCATTCGTGCCGTTACAGTTAAAGCGTAGCAGCGTTTGCTGATCGTGCCATGAACATTATGTGATATCACTAAGTAGCCGATACTAATCATACGCCTAAAGCCCTTAGGAATAGGAGTCTAAGAAGTAAGTCCAAGGCTAGTGCATTTAGAAAGCATGTGAACACCAGGCTGTGCAGCACACTGACCTTCATACAAGtctaaaataaattcaaaagaCGATGAAAACCACTCCACATTCAGtgttttagttatttatatGAAAAGCGGTATAGCAGAGTGAAAAATCTAGGTGTCCTGAAAGCTGTGGTACAGCTTGCCTCTCAATCACTAATTCAATTTAATTGGAGAACACTAAGCGGTTCAACATTGACGTTTGACAAACCTGTAGAGCAATTCCACACGGAGTATCCATGTGGCCCTAATGATCTGACTGTTGCTGAGCTTCTCATGGAGTCTTTTTTTAGGGAATACACTTTGGGGCATGCTGTTCTAAGTAAATACTTAAAGAGTCGTGAAACACTGAattacattttctgagatttgtTCATgtcacacatcataaaagacaatgttAGCGGCCGTTAATTTTAActgtaggagaaaactggttaattttgaTGATGAGACTTtacaaaacttaaaaaaaaattctttgcatatcccagcatgtcaggaagttggga is a window of Ictalurus furcatus strain D&B chromosome 16, Billie_1.0, whole genome shotgun sequence DNA encoding:
- the chsy3 gene encoding chondroitin sulfate synthase 3; the protein is MITCADLIMALRSRKAWTNVMVGLLLGFTAASWLLVPRVTELKKTSMCSPYSLGKVSEIVRTPITSDAWPDSQRKASSRSYEEEDEDQSVDKPSHGRPIPHPRHFLYVGVMTAKKYLDSRAVAAYKTWAPSVPGKVEFFSSHGSDSVPLPFPLPLVSLPGVDDSYPPQKKSFMMLKYMHDHYLDKYEWFMRADDDVYIRGEKLELFLRSLNSSKPLYLGQTGLGTTEELGKLALEPGENFCMGGPGMIFSREVLRMMVPHIGTCLREMYTTHEDVEVGRCVRRFGGTQCVWSYEMQELFYENYEHKKGFIEELHSSKIHNAITLHPNKRPAYQYRLHSYMLSRQISQLRYHTIQLHRESRSMSHLSNMEVQWEDQQLGAPPSYARYQPAERADVLEWDFLNGRYLYSTSEKNMPRQGLGNVLRSALEDTVLQVMEMINENSKVRGRVIDFKKIQYGYRRVNPLHGAEYILDLMLLYKRHKGRKVTVPVRRHVYLQQSFSRPYFNEPEQLDVAELVEAINSDFQSFSLLSNSLKIFYPFQFSESNRETREQGQKKLHILVPLTGRYDTFVRFMDNFEKVCLISNQNVKLIIILVDNDSNQDKEKHLDLIKDYHNKYPKADLSVIPMTGEFSRGLALEMGASGLNNDSLLFFCDVDLVFSSDALQRCRDNAIEGRQAYFPVVFSQYNPKIVLAGSHTEDSNFVFTKKTGFWRDYGFGITCIFKGDLLKAGGFDTSIQGWGLEDVDLFTKIINSDLKVFRSQEPGIVHVYHPVQCDTNLEPKQYKMCLGSKASTYASAMQLAELWLEKHLGVGYRNRTSS